The Tolypothrix sp. PCC 7712 region TGTAGCTATTGGGCGAACATTTGCAGAAATGCCACAACAAATTGATCAACAAAGAGTTTCTAGAATCACCATTCAGGATGACTTAATTGCAGATTACCATGCTTTAATTGATTGGCAAAATCAAGAATTAACTATTACTGACCAAAATACCAGCAATGGTATCAAAATTAATGGTGTCCAAGTAACAAGTGGGATTTTAACATCTGGCGATCGCATCACCATTGGCGCTTGTGAAATTGTCGTCACCTTTACAGCTACAGCCTGGGAGTGCGATCGCATGGTAGGCTTTTTGTTTAAACGTCGCTGTGGACGTACTGATAGAACAGGCTGTCCTGACTGTGAGCAATCTTACGAAGATGATTACGCCTATTATTCAGAATACGGTAACTATCGCTCCGGCTGGGGTAGAGATTATTATGACGATCGCGATCGCTATTCCTACGATCCGGAGACTGGCGATGTAGACTTTACAGAAGCGGATGCTGTGAGTGTAGAAACGGAAACAGATACTGAGTTTGAAACTGATATGGGAGCAAGTTGAGAGTAGCTTCACCTAGTACAGCAACCTAGTAAAGCTACCAAATCAGTCAAAAGCCATATTGAAATGATGACGCTGTCTTCATTTTGGATTCTGCGTAGCGTTACTAGTGTTCAAGATTTTTACCTATCTGCTTTTATCTGCTTTTATCTGCTTTTATCCGTTGTTACATAATTTTATCTATTTAATCTAGACATTACATAGAAAAGTACATATTATTCTAGGTATCCATCTGGTATTAAATTGCCCATCTTAGTAATGATTTTCGCAAGAAAGAACTAAGCTATACAATTTAAAATACCTTAGAATTTACCCTTGGGTATTTTTAAGAGATGAGCTGTTACTCTTGTGAAGAATTACTAAAGTTCGACAAAATAAAGGTTTTAGCTTTGTACCTGTCTCCTAATTGAGAATTTGTTTTCTCTCAAAAATTGGGTAAAGGACGAAACAAGACAATAAACCTGAGTAAATTATTTTTGGCTGACTGTGAAGCAACAGTTTTGTTGTTGCTAAATCAGGGGATGATTTCGCTATATTTTGAACGAATTATTAATACTTTGAGGCGCTAATTGATCCCGCATTCATGCAACGCTGTGTTTTGAAGTGGTATGAGAATATTGCGTTGCTGATTGATGATATAAATTTTGTTGTGTGCATAAAAACTGAGCAGTTTCTTAGGGAGTGGCAGCAAAATGCAACTTTGCTGTTCTGCGTTTGTCCTAGCTCTATCTTACTACAAAACATCAATTAGATAGAGTAGGCTAACTGTTCTTGCGTATCTTTAACAGTGAGCAAATTAAGCGATCGCGTTGGGTAACGCAGGATCATATTCCATCTTATAAGGTGAATACTGCCTAGTAAAATCAATATTGTATTTTGCGGAAAACTACAGTTTTTCTTGTAATTATGCAACATCAATAACTTGATATTTTTATTCCTAGTTGGGGTAAGGTAACTAAATCGTGTCTGAGACTTGGCTTATTTACGCCTTGGGCGGCGGTTGGGGACATGTGACTCGTGCTTTATCTTTGGGGAGAATAGCCTCTCGCCAAAGAAAAGTTAAAATTATCACTAACAGTCCTTACGCATACAAAATAGACCATGATGATTGTTTTGTATACTTAATTCCTGAAAATGTCAATTTTTCGGAAACTTGTTTGCAAGTCAGAAAAATATTATGCAACTGTCACTACGATTGTTTGATTGTCGATACTTTTCCTAGAGGTTTGGGTGCAGAGTTAGCAGATATATTACCCAAACTAGATTATGTCCCTCGGGTTTTAATTCATCGGGATATTAACTCTCGCTATGTATCTGCTAAAAAATTAAAGTCGTTTGTCAAAGAAAATTTTAATCGAGTGATTGTCCCTGGTGAAGGCAAAGATTTACCATTTTGTGATTTACCGATGGTAGACCATACAGCACCGTGGTTAATTCGCAACCATTGGGAGTTACCAGATAAAGCTACCACGCGATCGCATATTCTCAGAGTTAGTCCCTATAAAAAAACTATCCTGGTTTGTGCATCTGGTAAAGCATCAGAATTGACTTTATTTGGCGAATTAACACTATGGCTAAAGCGCAATTTTCCTGATTGTGCAGTCAGAATTTTAGCTGCTACTTGTCCCCAAGAATGCCCAAAAGATTTGTGGGTGTCTCACCATCCCGGAATTGAATGTATCGCCGCCGCAGATATTGTCATTGGAGGCGCAGGTTACAACACGGTTTACGAATGTGCTGCTGTAAGAGTACCTTTAGTAGCAATACCATTAGAGCGATTATACGATCGCCAAGAAAAAAGAGCTTACAAGAGCTATTGGGTGCAAAATAATCAAGATGCGACATTTGACGAACAGCTGCTAAACATCTATGCGATGGTTAGAAGAATACTAGATGAAGCAATACCAGCAAACAACTTCCCAATACCGTCTTATATCAACGGTGCAATGGAAGCAGTACGTCAAATTGAGCAAATTTAATTTATTGGGAATGGGGATTGGGGAAAGGGGAAGGGGTAATGGGTAATGGGTAATGGGGAAGGGGTAATGGGTAATGGGTAATGGGTAATGGGTAATGGGTAATGGGTAATGGGTAATGGGTAATGGGTAATAGTAATTTCTCTCTCATCTCCCTCATCTTCCTCATCTTCCTCATCTCCCTCATCTCCCTCATCTCCCTCATCTCCCTCATCTCCCTTATCTCCCTATCCCCATTCCCCAGTCCCCATTCCCCAAATCCCCCCTAAGACAGTAGTAATTAAAAATAGAGTGCGTATTATACACACTGATAATCACTTCCCTCTTCCCAATTTCAAATCTCGAATCTAAAATCTAAAAATTCTTAATACCTGTATCCATTGTGAATTTACGCCGCTTAATACCAATTTTTGATGATACCGTCTCCAGTTGGGCCTTAGAAGCACGACTGTTGCGGTGGTTAACACTGATTTGGCTGTGTGTCGGCTTGATAATGCTATTTTCTGCATCTTATACTGTAGCCGCCGCCCGCCAGAATGATGGACTGTATTACTTTAAGCGTCAACTTCTGTGGGTGCTAGTTTCTTTAATTTTATTCAACTTTATTGTCCATCTCCCCT contains the following coding sequences:
- a CDS encoding FHA domain-containing protein produces the protein MQIQLSWIDPNSEERREPLLETPVAIGRTFAEMPQQIDQQRVSRITIQDDLIADYHALIDWQNQELTITDQNTSNGIKINGVQVTSGILTSGDRITIGACEIVVTFTATAWECDRMVGFLFKRRCGRTDRTGCPDCEQSYEDDYAYYSEYGNYRSGWGRDYYDDRDRYSYDPETGDVDFTEADAVSVETETDTEFETDMGAS
- a CDS encoding UDP-N-acetylglucosamine--LPS N-acetylglucosamine transferase; this translates as MSETWLIYALGGGWGHVTRALSLGRIASRQRKVKIITNSPYAYKIDHDDCFVYLIPENVNFSETCLQVRKILCNCHYDCLIVDTFPRGLGAELADILPKLDYVPRVLIHRDINSRYVSAKKLKSFVKENFNRVIVPGEGKDLPFCDLPMVDHTAPWLIRNHWELPDKATTRSHILRVSPYKKTILVCASGKASELTLFGELTLWLKRNFPDCAVRILAATCPQECPKDLWVSHHPGIECIAAADIVIGGAGYNTVYECAAVRVPLVAIPLERLYDRQEKRAYKSYWVQNNQDATFDEQLLNIYAMVRRILDEAIPANNFPIPSYINGAMEAVRQIEQI
- a CDS encoding alpha/beta hydrolase; protein product: MREKLLLPITHYPLPITHYPLPITHYPLPLPHYPLPITPSPFPNPHSQ